Proteins from a genomic interval of Kitasatospora kifunensis:
- a CDS encoding DUF397 domain-containing protein, translating into MNSLPKASPRTTIDRPKTFARRGNTSDHPAATTKHSLELCGWYFSAGATLVAVRDSKRPEQIPLVYTRDEIKAMILGAKASAFNHLV; encoded by the coding sequence ATGAATAGCCTACCCAAGGCATCACCGCGGACTACGATCGACCGCCCGAAAACGTTCGCCAGGCGAGGCAACACAAGTGATCATCCTGCCGCAACTACCAAACACTCCCTTGAGCTGTGTGGATGGTATTTCTCGGCAGGCGCAACGCTGGTCGCTGTTCGCGACTCCAAGCGGCCTGAGCAGATTCCTCTGGTCTACACCCGCGACGAGATCAAGGCCATGATCCTCGGCGCGAAGGCCAGCGCCTTCAACCACTTGGTCTGA
- a CDS encoding MFS transporter — protein sequence MTRVEELRRTRTPGGVGPLLASTGISVTGDGAFLAAAPLLAASLTHSAFEVSTVTAAFYAPWLVAGLPAGALADRWPRRLVMVSADLARAGVLAVLALAVATGHASLPLLLAAILLVGIAQCFFDSSAQAVIPTLVGRDKEALARTNGRYWAIDTVGRSLVGPPLGTATFALNKLLPFAADAFSFAVSALCISRLPQMPAASEQHQAMTAAIRAGLRHLRQTRELRILAASMATYNFAYNVGFATFVLYTTRVLHVAAAGYGLLLATAAVGGMLAGWRAAPLTRRLSYRQVMAIASLTQGLVWLGVTLLPNIYVAGALLMFLGAASTLTSVAVGSARQSLTPDHLLSRVVSAFRLFGIGAAALGALTGGAAAGAAGLHAPLGISAILMIIAASITWPWRRQQ from the coding sequence ATGACGCGAGTAGAGGAACTGCGCCGCACACGCACACCGGGCGGAGTGGGGCCGCTGCTCGCGTCGACCGGGATCTCCGTGACCGGTGACGGCGCTTTCCTGGCTGCTGCGCCGCTGCTGGCCGCCTCGCTGACTCACAGCGCCTTCGAGGTCTCCACCGTCACTGCCGCGTTCTACGCACCCTGGCTCGTGGCAGGTCTGCCCGCCGGAGCCTTGGCGGACCGCTGGCCGCGGCGGCTGGTCATGGTAAGCGCAGACCTCGCCCGGGCCGGAGTGCTGGCCGTCCTGGCGCTCGCGGTGGCCACCGGTCACGCGAGCCTGCCGCTGCTGCTGGCGGCGATCCTGCTCGTGGGCATCGCGCAGTGCTTCTTCGACTCGTCCGCCCAGGCCGTCATCCCGACGCTGGTCGGCCGTGACAAGGAGGCGCTGGCGCGGACCAACGGCCGCTACTGGGCGATCGACACAGTCGGCCGGTCACTGGTCGGCCCACCGCTGGGGACGGCGACGTTCGCACTGAACAAGCTGCTGCCATTCGCAGCAGACGCGTTCTCCTTCGCCGTCTCCGCCTTGTGCATCAGCCGGCTACCCCAGATGCCCGCGGCAAGCGAGCAGCACCAGGCAATGACCGCCGCGATCCGCGCCGGACTACGGCACCTTCGCCAGACCCGCGAGCTGCGCATCCTCGCCGCCAGCATGGCCACGTACAACTTCGCCTACAACGTCGGCTTCGCCACCTTCGTGCTCTACACGACCCGGGTCCTGCACGTGGCAGCCGCCGGGTACGGCCTCCTGCTCGCCACCGCCGCCGTGGGCGGCATGCTGGCCGGCTGGCGTGCCGCCCCGCTTACCCGCCGGCTTTCCTACCGCCAGGTCATGGCCATCGCCAGCCTTACCCAAGGTCTCGTGTGGCTCGGCGTGACCCTGCTGCCGAACATCTATGTCGCGGGCGCTCTCCTGATGTTCCTGGGCGCCGCCTCAACCCTCACCAGCGTCGCCGTCGGCTCCGCCCGGCAATCGCTGACACCGGACCACCTACTGAGCCGAGTGGTCTCGGCGTTCCGCCTCTTCGGCATCGGCGCAGCTGCTCTGGGCGCCCTCACCGGCGGCGCCGCCGCAGGCGCAGCCGGTCTCCACGCTCCCCTCGGAATCTCCGCGATCCTCATGATCATCGCTGCGTCGATCACCTGGCCCTGGCGTCGGCAGCAGTAG
- the istA gene encoding IS21 family transposase, whose translation MIRVEDWAEIRRLHRAEGLSARAVARQLGISRGTVSRALASDRPPRYQRPLKGSAVDAVEPAIRELLKQTPTMPVTVIAERIGWERGLTILRERVRELRPGYLPVDPVSRTVYRPGELAQCDVWFPPVDIPLGYGQSGRPSVLVIVSGYSRVITARMLPTRQTGDLIDGHWRLLTAWGAVPRTLVWDNETGVGKGRLTSEFAAFAGLLAVKVHLCRPRDPEAKGLVERANGYLETSFLPGRVFTGPDDFNNQLTAWLQIANRRQHRIIGARPMDRWDADRAAMLSIPPLAPPHWWRFHTRIGRDHYIRVDTNDYSVHPRAIGHTVMVRADNEEVTVIAGNDIVARHTRCWAKHQSITDPDHAAAAEVLRGEVIHRQAARAATARAALLAPDSLGIDVEQRELGTYDRMFTLIEGGAGKEDT comes from the coding sequence GTGATCCGCGTGGAGGACTGGGCAGAGATTCGCCGGCTGCACCGGGCCGAGGGCCTGTCGGCCCGGGCGGTGGCCCGGCAGCTGGGGATCTCCAGAGGCACCGTGTCGCGGGCTCTGGCCTCGGATCGGCCGCCGAGATACCAGCGTCCGCTAAAAGGCTCGGCTGTGGACGCGGTCGAACCGGCGATCCGCGAGCTCTTGAAGCAGACTCCGACGATGCCGGTCACCGTGATCGCGGAGCGGATCGGGTGGGAACGCGGGCTGACGATCCTGCGTGAGCGGGTGCGAGAGCTGCGTCCGGGCTATCTGCCGGTGGACCCGGTCTCGCGGACGGTCTACCGGCCCGGCGAGCTCGCCCAGTGCGACGTGTGGTTCCCGCCGGTGGACATCCCGCTCGGCTACGGCCAGTCGGGCCGCCCGTCGGTGCTCGTCATCGTGTCCGGGTACTCGCGGGTGATCACCGCCCGGATGCTGCCCACGCGACAGACGGGCGATCTGATCGACGGCCATTGGCGCCTGCTCACCGCCTGGGGCGCCGTCCCCAGAACTCTGGTCTGGGACAACGAGACCGGTGTCGGCAAAGGCAGGCTGACCAGCGAGTTCGCCGCGTTCGCCGGCCTGCTCGCCGTCAAGGTCCACCTCTGCCGGCCCCGGGACCCGGAAGCGAAGGGACTGGTCGAGCGGGCCAACGGCTACCTGGAGACCAGTTTCCTGCCGGGCCGCGTCTTCACCGGCCCCGACGACTTCAACAACCAGCTGACCGCGTGGCTGCAGATCGCCAACCGGCGCCAGCACCGGATCATCGGCGCCCGCCCCATGGACCGCTGGGACGCCGACCGGGCCGCGATGCTGTCGATCCCACCCCTCGCCCCGCCTCACTGGTGGCGCTTCCACACCCGCATCGGCCGCGACCACTACATCCGCGTCGACACCAACGACTACTCCGTCCACCCACGCGCCATCGGACACACCGTCATGGTCCGCGCCGACAACGAGGAGGTCACCGTCATCGCCGGCAACGACATCGTGGCCCGCCACACCCGCTGCTGGGCCAAGCACCAGAGCATCACCGACCCCGACCACGCCGCCGCGGCCGAGGTCCTGCGAGGCGAGGTGATCCACCGGCAAGCCGCCCGGGCCGCCACCGCCCGAGCCGCCCTCCTGGCCCCCGACAGCCTGGGCATCGACGTCGAACAACGCGAACTCGGCACCTACGACCGCATGTTCACCCTCATCGAGGGCGGCGCCGGAAAGGAGGACACCTGA
- a CDS encoding Crp/Fnr family transcriptional regulator codes for MTSGSAAITRRDGRGRRTLLAVRGAGELFGELAVFDDGVRSASVLAVEPCRLHTVPATDFHRFVADHHLTLALLRHAVGRVRESEEIRQELATAPVPVRLASALLRLAAPSGQQLATPVVLRLTQDELAQLIGASRNTVVQALAPWRTAGWVQATAGGGLVLYDLGPLHRLLQSA; via the coding sequence ATGACCTCCGGCTCTGCGGCCATCACGCGTCGCGATGGCCGCGGCAGGCGGACTCTCCTCGCAGTACGCGGTGCGGGAGAGCTCTTCGGTGAACTTGCCGTATTCGACGACGGTGTCCGCAGCGCCAGCGTCCTCGCTGTCGAGCCCTGTCGACTTCACACTGTCCCGGCGACCGACTTCCATCGTTTCGTGGCGGATCACCACCTGACACTGGCTCTGCTGCGGCATGCGGTGGGGCGTGTTCGCGAGAGTGAGGAGATTCGTCAGGAGTTGGCTACCGCACCGGTACCAGTCCGGCTCGCGTCAGCGCTTTTACGTCTGGCGGCACCTTCGGGGCAGCAGCTTGCGACGCCGGTCGTGCTCCGACTCACCCAGGATGAACTAGCGCAACTGATCGGGGCCTCACGCAACACCGTGGTTCAGGCTCTCGCACCGTGGCGAACCGCGGGCTGGGTGCAGGCTACGGCTGGTGGCGGGCTCGTCCTGTACGACCTGGGACCGCTGCACCGGTTGCTGCAGTCGGCTTGA
- a CDS encoding Pycsar system effector family protein: MCRPQYRRTLVPDTAQSSAVPLDARLHALGEEIFSEIRRADSKAGACCATSLAALATVAAVVSARSSLPLAATVALGVAGSVLILSTALATAVLRPRLRPFHRPYSLAFLDFSDATPAEVLDTFRRLSAEDLLRADSCRIAELSRLAEQKFVLLRHVTSLMYLGLLCGAVAAAAAAASPLA; the protein is encoded by the coding sequence ATGTGCCGACCGCAGTATCGCCGAACACTGGTCCCTGACACCGCCCAGTCCAGTGCCGTCCCGCTGGATGCCCGCCTGCACGCCCTGGGTGAAGAGATCTTCAGTGAGATCCGGCGTGCTGACAGCAAGGCAGGCGCTTGTTGCGCCACCAGTCTGGCAGCCCTTGCGACGGTCGCGGCCGTCGTCAGCGCCCGGTCGTCTCTGCCATTGGCGGCCACGGTTGCTCTGGGGGTCGCCGGCAGCGTCCTCATTCTTTCCACCGCGCTGGCCACTGCGGTCCTGCGTCCTCGCCTGCGCCCGTTCCATCGGCCTTACTCGCTCGCCTTCCTTGACTTCTCCGACGCCACTCCCGCAGAGGTCCTGGACACGTTCCGCAGGCTTTCCGCTGAGGACCTGCTGCGCGCGGACAGCTGCCGGATCGCGGAACTCTCACGTCTTGCCGAGCAGAAGTTCGTCCTGCTGCGGCATGTCACGAGCCTGATGTATCTGGGCCTGCTCTGCGGTGCCGTTGCTGCGGCTGCTGCTGCGGCCAGCCCGCTGGCCTGA
- a CDS encoding DUF397 domain-containing protein produces MASPDFSAARWRKASGSGDSGCVEVAYQEGWIGVRDTKNKGAGPVLAFTEHEWLTFLDGAHHGEFTLDQLAD; encoded by the coding sequence ATGGCTAGTCCGGACTTCAGCGCCGCACGCTGGCGCAAGGCCAGCGGAAGCGGCGACTCCGGCTGCGTTGAAGTGGCCTATCAGGAGGGCTGGATCGGCGTGCGCGATACGAAGAACAAGGGGGCAGGCCCGGTGCTCGCGTTCACCGAGCACGAGTGGCTGACCTTCCTCGACGGCGCGCACCACGGTGAGTTCACGCTGGACCAGCTCGCAGACTGA
- a CDS encoding tetratricopeptide repeat protein, with the protein MSQGIEGERGASGPRIEGEASGQGRVYQAVGDQLITEHHHYYASPEPLTRLPVGPASIGAPVRWPGPDTVRVPLAERPPRVLRDRHDLMRELRLPRVGGDGDIHLLHGMGGSGKTAVAYTLFQESVGNGRIGLWVNASDRMTLRAGMLAVAADRGAETGELVAAHSGQRAAADLVWHYLDHSAQPWLLVIDNADDPAILDEGGWLRASPMGTVLVTSRHATSPLWRSAVRHKIDVLPLEDAAQVLCDFAPDAGSHREAEQVARTLGCLPLALTLAGSYLAHQLLESWTMSEYDERLHEESTDLIDQGAAPGTATRGHRQLVSRTWQITLDALAERGLPQVTTLLRLLSCWGPEPLPLAVLARTAVDDTSLDHADPALDSTQLEPALRALLDHSLSSLIEVPGGEGAQPTRCIQSHGVLLDSVATATPPQQQQRLMEAAIHLLNSALPDETSPGAGKERLRLLAPHATALLRRATPETASEVTRLAVRVAAQIYEAGDYEAALALAKAAAETAQRLQGPDHPDTLAARHQAGDALRRLGRIQEAEDLLRTVLTDRERVLGPDHPDTLLTSAALAIPLFLLSRYPESLAYLQRAIVGQQHALGEEHPETLRSRALILEILAQAGELEEFLRTGPETVADCERLLGPDHPVTGIAYSNYAYGLLHAGSPQDAVAAAQRALDGRIRVLGPEHPLVYSAKLVLSWALMLSGSHEEAVRLMREAVEGRERLLGEDHPLAVKARVLLAERLAAAGNLDEAQLLLSQNLADCVRLYGPDDSDVKRVRLLLAL; encoded by the coding sequence ATGAGCCAGGGCATCGAGGGCGAGCGCGGCGCCAGCGGACCCCGCATCGAGGGTGAGGCGTCCGGCCAGGGACGGGTGTACCAAGCGGTCGGGGACCAGCTCATCACCGAGCACCACCATTACTACGCATCTCCCGAGCCGCTGACCCGGTTGCCGGTGGGCCCAGCCAGCATCGGTGCGCCGGTGCGCTGGCCCGGACCCGACACCGTGCGCGTACCGCTGGCCGAGCGCCCGCCCCGCGTCCTGCGCGATCGGCACGACCTGATGCGCGAATTGCGTCTGCCTCGCGTGGGCGGTGATGGCGATATCCACCTCCTGCACGGGATGGGCGGCAGCGGAAAGACGGCGGTGGCCTACACGCTCTTCCAGGAGTCGGTCGGCAACGGCCGGATCGGTCTGTGGGTCAACGCCTCCGACCGGATGACCCTGCGCGCCGGGATGCTGGCCGTCGCGGCGGATCGCGGAGCCGAGACGGGCGAGCTCGTCGCCGCCCACAGCGGGCAGCGGGCCGCCGCCGACCTGGTCTGGCACTACCTCGACCACTCCGCGCAACCGTGGTTGCTGGTCATCGACAACGCCGACGACCCCGCGATCCTGGACGAGGGCGGGTGGCTGCGCGCGAGCCCTATGGGCACGGTCCTGGTGACCTCGCGGCATGCCACCTCGCCACTGTGGCGCTCGGCTGTGCGCCACAAGATCGACGTTCTGCCACTCGAAGACGCGGCCCAGGTGCTGTGCGACTTCGCACCGGACGCCGGCAGCCACCGCGAGGCCGAACAGGTCGCGCGCACCCTCGGCTGCCTGCCGCTGGCCCTCACCCTGGCCGGCTCCTACCTGGCCCACCAACTCCTGGAGTCATGGACGATGAGCGAGTACGACGAGCGGCTGCACGAGGAATCAACCGACCTCATCGACCAAGGGGCCGCACCAGGCACCGCCACGCGGGGACACCGTCAACTGGTCAGCCGCACCTGGCAGATCACCCTGGACGCCCTTGCCGAGCGCGGACTCCCGCAGGTCACCACCCTGTTGCGACTGCTTTCCTGCTGGGGGCCGGAGCCGCTGCCCCTCGCCGTCCTGGCCCGCACCGCCGTGGACGACACCAGCCTCGACCATGCAGATCCCGCCCTTGACAGCACTCAACTTGAACCGGCCCTACGCGCCCTCCTGGACCACTCCCTGTCCAGCCTCATCGAGGTTCCTGGGGGAGAAGGTGCCCAGCCCACTCGCTGTATCCAGTCCCACGGCGTCCTGCTCGACAGCGTGGCCACCGCCACGCCGCCCCAGCAGCAACAGAGGTTGATGGAAGCGGCGATCCACTTGCTCAACTCCGCCCTGCCGGACGAGACCTCACCCGGCGCCGGCAAGGAGCGCCTGCGCCTGCTCGCCCCACACGCCACCGCACTGCTACGTCGTGCGACACCCGAGACCGCATCCGAGGTAACGCGGCTGGCGGTACGCGTGGCCGCACAGATCTACGAGGCCGGCGACTACGAGGCGGCACTGGCCCTCGCCAAGGCAGCCGCCGAGACCGCACAACGCCTCCAAGGACCGGACCACCCAGACACGCTGGCCGCCCGCCACCAAGCCGGCGACGCACTACGGCGCCTGGGCCGGATCCAGGAGGCCGAGGACCTGCTGCGCACGGTCCTCACCGATCGGGAGCGTGTCCTTGGACCCGACCACCCGGACACCTTGTTGACGAGTGCCGCACTGGCGATCCCGCTGTTCCTACTCAGCCGGTACCCCGAGAGCCTGGCCTACCTGCAGCGGGCGATCGTGGGCCAGCAGCATGCTCTCGGCGAGGAGCACCCGGAGACGCTCCGTAGCCGTGCCCTGATCCTGGAAATTCTGGCCCAGGCCGGGGAACTGGAAGAATTCCTGCGCACCGGTCCCGAGACGGTGGCCGACTGCGAGCGCCTCCTGGGTCCCGACCACCCGGTCACCGGGATCGCGTACAGCAACTACGCGTACGGGCTGCTCCACGCCGGCAGCCCCCAGGACGCGGTAGCGGCAGCCCAGCGGGCGTTGGACGGACGCATCCGCGTCCTGGGCCCCGAGCACCCGTTGGTCTACTCGGCGAAACTCGTGCTCAGCTGGGCACTCATGCTCAGCGGCAGCCACGAGGAAGCCGTCCGGTTGATGCGCGAGGCCGTCGAAGGACGCGAGAGGCTACTGGGAGAAGACCACCCCCTCGCGGTCAAGGCCCGGGTCCTGCTCGCCGAGCGGCTCGCAGCCGCCGGCAACCTGGACGAGGCGCAGCTTCTGCTGAGCCAGAACCTTGCCGACTGCGTGCGCCTCTACGGCCCGGACGATTCGGATGTAAAGCGAGTCCGACTGCTTCTCGCACTCTGA